The Pecten maximus chromosome 14, xPecMax1.1, whole genome shotgun sequence genome includes a region encoding these proteins:
- the LOC117342564 gene encoding tubulin beta chain-like isoform X1 produces the protein MREIVHMQAGQCGNQIGAKFWEVISDEHGIDPTGTYHGDSDLQLERINVYYNEATGGKYVPRAVLVDLEPGTMDSVRSGPFGQIFRPDNFVFGQSGAGNNWAKGHYTEGAELVDSVLDVVRKESESCDCLQGFQLTHSLGGGTGSGMGTLLISKIREEYPDRIMNTFSVVPSPKVSDTVVEPYNATLSVHQLVENTDETFCIDNEALYDICFRTLKLTTPTYGDLNHLVSATMSGVTTCLRFPGQLNADLRKLAVNMVPFPRLHFFMPGFAPLTSRGSQQYRALTVPELTQQMFDAKNMMAACDPRHGRYLTVAAMYRGRMSMKEVDEQLLNVQNKNSSYFVEWIPNNVKTAVCDIPPRGLKMSATFIGNSTAIQELFKRISEQFTAMFRRKAFLHWYTGEGMDEMEFTEAESNMNDLVSEYQQYQDATAEEEGEFEEEEGEEA, from the exons ATGAGGGAAATCGTACATATGCAGGCCGGCCAATGTGGCAACCAGATCGGAGCCAAG TTCTGGGAGGTTATTTCTGATGAACACGGAATTGACCCCACCGGTACATACCACGGAGATTCCGACCTTCAGTTGGAGAGGATCAACGTGTACTACAATGAGGCCACAG GAGGTAAATATGTTCCTCGTGCTGTCTTGGTGGATTTGGAGCCTGGAACCATGGACTCTGTCAGATCTGGTCCTTTTGGACAAATCTTCAGACCAGACAACTTTGTGTTCGGACAGAGTGGTGCTGGAAACAACTGGGCTAAGGGGCATTACACAGAAGGTGCTGAGCTCGTAGACTCTGTTCTTGATGTTGTTCGCAAGGAATCAGAAAGTTGTGATTGTCTTCAGGGATTCCAGCTTACACATTCTCTTGGTGGTGGTACCGGATCCGGAATGGGAACCCTCCTCATCTCCAAAATCCGTGAAGAATATCCAGACAGAATCATGAACACATTCTCTGTTGTACCATCACCAAAG GTATCGGACACTGTGGTCGAGCCATACAATGCCACTCTCTCGGTTCATCAGCTTGTTGAGAATACAGACGAGACATTCTGCATCGATAACGAGGCTCTCTACGACATCTGCTTCCGGACCCTTAAACTGACCACTCCCACATACGGTGACTTGAACCATCTCGTCTCCGCCACCATGTCCGGAGTCACCACCTGTCTCCGATTCCCCGGTCAACTGAACGCCGATCTCCGTAAATTGGCTGTCAACATGGTTCCCTTCCCCCGTCTCCATTTCTTCATGCCTGGTTTCGCTCCTCTTACATCTCGTGGTAGCCAGCAGTACAGGGCTCTTACCGTCCCAGAGCTGACCCAACAGATGTTCGACGCCAAGAACATGATGGCTGCCTGTGATCCTCGTCATGGACGTTATCTAACAGTTGCAGCCATGTACCGTGGTCGTATGTCCATGAAGGAGGTGGATGAACAGCTCTTGAATGTCCAGAACAAGAACAGCAGCTACTTCGTTGAATGGATCCCAAACAACGTCAAGACCGCCGTCTGTGACATCCCGCCACGTGGTCTTAAGATGTCTGCTACCTTCATTGGTAACAGCACCGCCATCCAGGAGCTGTTCAAACGTATCTCCGAGCAGTTTACCGCTATGTTCCGTCGTAAGGCTTTCTTGCATTGGTACACTGGTGAGGGTATGGACGAGATGGAGTTCACAGAGGCCGAATCCAACATGAACGACTTGGTGTCCGAGTACCAACAGTACCAGGATGCCACAGCCGAGGAGGAGGGAGAGTTTGAGGAGGAGGAAGGCGAGGAAGCTTAA
- the LOC117342564 gene encoding tubulin beta chain-like isoform X2 has translation MDSVRSGPFGQIFRPDNFVFGQSGAGNNWAKGHYTEGAELVDSVLDVVRKESESCDCLQGFQLTHSLGGGTGSGMGTLLISKIREEYPDRIMNTFSVVPSPKVSDTVVEPYNATLSVHQLVENTDETFCIDNEALYDICFRTLKLTTPTYGDLNHLVSATMSGVTTCLRFPGQLNADLRKLAVNMVPFPRLHFFMPGFAPLTSRGSQQYRALTVPELTQQMFDAKNMMAACDPRHGRYLTVAAMYRGRMSMKEVDEQLLNVQNKNSSYFVEWIPNNVKTAVCDIPPRGLKMSATFIGNSTAIQELFKRISEQFTAMFRRKAFLHWYTGEGMDEMEFTEAESNMNDLVSEYQQYQDATAEEEGEFEEEEGEEA, from the exons ATGGACTCTGTCAGATCTGGTCCTTTTGGACAAATCTTCAGACCAGACAACTTTGTGTTCGGACAGAGTGGTGCTGGAAACAACTGGGCTAAGGGGCATTACACAGAAGGTGCTGAGCTCGTAGACTCTGTTCTTGATGTTGTTCGCAAGGAATCAGAAAGTTGTGATTGTCTTCAGGGATTCCAGCTTACACATTCTCTTGGTGGTGGTACCGGATCCGGAATGGGAACCCTCCTCATCTCCAAAATCCGTGAAGAATATCCAGACAGAATCATGAACACATTCTCTGTTGTACCATCACCAAAG GTATCGGACACTGTGGTCGAGCCATACAATGCCACTCTCTCGGTTCATCAGCTTGTTGAGAATACAGACGAGACATTCTGCATCGATAACGAGGCTCTCTACGACATCTGCTTCCGGACCCTTAAACTGACCACTCCCACATACGGTGACTTGAACCATCTCGTCTCCGCCACCATGTCCGGAGTCACCACCTGTCTCCGATTCCCCGGTCAACTGAACGCCGATCTCCGTAAATTGGCTGTCAACATGGTTCCCTTCCCCCGTCTCCATTTCTTCATGCCTGGTTTCGCTCCTCTTACATCTCGTGGTAGCCAGCAGTACAGGGCTCTTACCGTCCCAGAGCTGACCCAACAGATGTTCGACGCCAAGAACATGATGGCTGCCTGTGATCCTCGTCATGGACGTTATCTAACAGTTGCAGCCATGTACCGTGGTCGTATGTCCATGAAGGAGGTGGATGAACAGCTCTTGAATGTCCAGAACAAGAACAGCAGCTACTTCGTTGAATGGATCCCAAACAACGTCAAGACCGCCGTCTGTGACATCCCGCCACGTGGTCTTAAGATGTCTGCTACCTTCATTGGTAACAGCACCGCCATCCAGGAGCTGTTCAAACGTATCTCCGAGCAGTTTACCGCTATGTTCCGTCGTAAGGCTTTCTTGCATTGGTACACTGGTGAGGGTATGGACGAGATGGAGTTCACAGAGGCCGAATCCAACATGAACGACTTGGTGTCCGAGTACCAACAGTACCAGGATGCCACAGCCGAGGAGGAGGGAGAGTTTGAGGAGGAGGAAGGCGAGGAAGCTTAA